TGCCACGAACGAAGGAATGGGTGCTGAGGAGGGTTAGTGTGGAGTAAATGCCACAGAAGACAGTGTTTATACCTCTAGAAGCTCGCTGactgacgaggccgacgtcgtgGCACTGAGAAACTCTATGGCGCTGTCAGTCCATCTTTCAGGATGATCCAGCCCGATCGTTGTCCCATCCTTAACATCATCGCCTTCCATTAGCTCCATCATGACAAGGCCAACATCCCTGATGTCTTTTGTAGAAGTATTTGGTGTACAATCTTCTTGGTTCCCTGGGGGCCTCATTAGCGAATGTGCTTTGACCAAGAGCACGGGCATTAAGTACCGAGCTTGACTGTGCCACTTGGGTGCAACAATATGCGGGATGAAGCAAGATGCCCATGCTGCAGTCCCTTTCCCTCCAGATACGCTAACGCTACGACAATCTGCTGATTGTTAGCGACCGTCATTGAGGCAGCGAGAAGTCGCCTTACTTGTCCTACAATAGCGGCAAGCCTATCACTGCTGAGGTAGGGGTTTCCTGCTACTTCTTCAAGGGACCGAGGCATATGTTCGTACGCAACGTAGCATTTGGTCTCCGCGCGATATATCTCGTGCACCGTGACAAAATTCGGGTGTtggatggccttgagcatcCTTATCTGGTCGTCGCTAAGGGCCTCAAAGCATCCAATATCCACGACGTCGAACGATATTCCCCTTCTTTCGGCAACGACCACCGGACCATTGTCTCCCAGGTGCAGCGCGTAGATGACTTCATAGGCATTCCATGGAAGACAAGCCTTGATTGGAACGCTCTCCATCGCACTTTTGCCGTCTCGGCTGGCTTCGACAGTCCGTAGAGGCTCGACACGGATCGACGGGTCAACGTGACCTTGAGAGCGTAGTTTTTGCAATCGATTCTGAGTATTCGAGGGCATTTTTTCGTGGCCCATGGTTGTCACTCGGCCTATAGCAAAGCAATGAGGACTGACGATTGTAAAGGTTGGCAGTGGGGGAGGGTTGGAGGGCATTTAAAGACAGGTATGCGCAGCAAGTCCTGAAAGCCGCATATGGCTATGTCTAGCCGTCGTCCGTCTTCTGCTGCCTTCTGGTTACAGCATAAGCATATAAATGTCATCAGCTTTCGCAACACCGCTGCGCTTGTTCCGCAGCCGTTCCCTCCTTCATCGTGGCAATGGCCAGGAACACCTTTGTGGAGGCGA
Above is a genomic segment from Purpureocillium takamizusanense chromosome 2, complete sequence containing:
- a CDS encoding uncharacterized protein (EggNog:ENOG503Q019~COG:T), with the protein product MPSNPPPLPTFTIVSPHCFAIGRVTTMGHEKMPSNTQNRLQKLRSQGHVDPSIRVEPLRTVEASRDGKSAMESVPIKACLPWNAYEVIYALHLGDNGPVVVAERRGISFDVVDIGCFEALSDDQIRMLKAIQHPNFVTVHEIYRAETKCYVAYEHMPRSLEEVAGNPYLSSDRLAAIVGQIVVALAYLEGKGLQHGHLASSRILLHPSGTVKLGNQEDCTPNTSTKDIRDVGLVMMELMEGDDVKDGTTIGLDHPERWTDSAIEFLSATTSASSVSELLEHPFLRSWHKAKLKGLASFVMAWTRPDYEYLGWQNKL